One region of Nitrospinaceae bacterium genomic DNA includes:
- the pyrC gene encoding dihydroorotase — protein MKTLIKGGRLIDPANDRDGLYDLVIDKRKVLAVEKPGKLSEKDVNGAEIIDARGFIVAPGFIDMHVHFREPGFEYKETIETGCQSAAAGGFTSVATMPNTDPVNDNRSVTEFILRKAREKGIVNVFPIGAISQGLKGEKLSEMGDLKDAGVVAYSDDGRPVMNSELMRRAFEYSKMFGLPCIQHSEMLDLTEGGCMNEGLVSTELGLKGMPTEAEDIMVYRDIALLLKTGGRLHVAHISSGNSVELVRLAKAKGLQVTCEVAPHHFALTENAVKGYDTNAKMSPPLRIDSDLEAIKEGLRDDTIDIIATDHAPHDVVDKQVEFNRACFGIVGLETALPLSLRLVEEKILSLGKMVEKLTSRPAEIFNLDRGALRVGDIADVVIFDPDAEYAIDISKFKSRSKNSPFDGWNVKGKVIKTLVAGKTVFSASSN, from the coding sequence ATGAAGACCTTAATTAAAGGGGGGAGGCTCATCGACCCGGCCAATGACCGCGACGGCCTATATGACCTCGTCATCGATAAAAGAAAGGTTCTGGCGGTTGAGAAACCGGGAAAACTTTCCGAAAAGGATGTGAACGGCGCCGAAATCATCGATGCCAGGGGCTTTATCGTCGCGCCTGGATTCATCGACATGCACGTGCATTTTCGCGAGCCAGGCTTCGAATATAAAGAAACTATCGAGACCGGCTGTCAATCCGCCGCGGCGGGAGGCTTCACATCCGTAGCCACGATGCCCAACACCGATCCGGTCAACGACAACCGCTCGGTCACCGAATTCATCCTGCGAAAAGCCAGGGAAAAGGGCATTGTCAATGTCTTTCCCATAGGGGCGATCAGCCAGGGCTTGAAGGGAGAGAAACTTTCGGAGATGGGCGACCTGAAAGACGCCGGAGTGGTGGCGTATTCCGATGACGGCCGTCCGGTGATGAACAGCGAACTGATGCGGCGGGCGTTTGAGTACAGCAAAATGTTCGGCCTGCCCTGCATCCAGCACAGCGAAATGCTGGACCTGACGGAAGGCGGATGCATGAACGAGGGGCTGGTCTCCACAGAGTTGGGTCTTAAGGGAATGCCCACCGAGGCGGAAGACATCATGGTCTACCGCGACATCGCCCTCTTACTGAAAACCGGAGGCCGCCTGCATGTCGCTCATATCAGCAGCGGCAACTCCGTGGAATTGGTCCGCCTGGCTAAGGCAAAAGGTTTGCAGGTGACCTGCGAAGTGGCGCCGCATCATTTTGCCCTGACGGAGAATGCGGTAAAAGGTTATGATACCAATGCTAAAATGAGTCCTCCACTTCGAATCGACTCCGATTTGGAAGCCATCAAGGAAGGACTCAGGGACGATACCATCGATATCATCGCCACCGACCACGCGCCGCATGACGTGGTCGATAAACAGGTAGAATTCAACCGCGCGTGTTTCGGAATCGTGGGTCTGGAAACGGCCCTCCCTTTAAGCCTCCGGTTGGTGGAAGAAAAAATTCTCTCCCTCGGCAAGATGGTGGAAAAACTCACCTCCCGGCCCGCGGAAATCTTCAATCTGGATCGAGGCGCTTTGCGGGTGGGAGATATTGCGGATGTGGTTATTTTCGACCCGGACGCGGAATATGCGATCGATATCAGCAAGTTTAAATCACGCAGTAAAAATTCGCCTTTCGACGGGTGGAACGTCAAAGGCAAAGTGATAAAAACTCTGGTTGCGGGCAAGACGGTATTTTCCGCCTCTTCAAATTAG
- the coaE gene encoding dephospho-CoA kinase, with amino-acid sequence MGLIVGLTGSIGSGKTTAASMLKDLGAFIIDADLLCRKLVLPNRPAWEEIVETFGKTILMEDQNIDRAKLADVVFNDKEKKTLLENILHPKVIEEEMRLCRQILNEHPHALIVIDAALLIESGNYKKVDKVIVVTCDQETLVRRAMERSSLTREEAQLRIQNQMPQEEKVKKADFILENNGSRDDFQTQVEKLCMELKAAV; translated from the coding sequence ATGGGTTTGATCGTCGGTCTGACAGGCAGTATCGGTTCCGGTAAAACAACCGCCGCTTCCATGCTCAAGGACCTGGGCGCCTTTATCATCGACGCCGATCTCTTGTGCCGGAAACTGGTTCTGCCGAACCGGCCCGCCTGGGAGGAAATCGTCGAGACGTTTGGGAAAACGATCTTAATGGAGGACCAAAACATCGACCGAGCCAAACTGGCCGACGTCGTTTTTAACGATAAGGAAAAGAAAACCCTCCTTGAAAATATTCTCCACCCAAAAGTCATTGAGGAAGAGATGCGGCTTTGCAGGCAAATATTAAATGAGCATCCGCATGCGCTGATTGTCATCGACGCCGCGCTTCTGATCGAATCGGGAAATTATAAAAAGGTCGACAAGGTGATTGTGGTCACCTGCGATCAGGAAACCTTAGTCCGCCGGGCCATGGAGCGCAGTTCTTTGACCCGTGAAGAAGCACAATTGAGAATCCAGAACCAAATGCCGCAGGAAGAAAAAGTAAAAAAAGCAGACTTTATTCTGGAAAATAATGGCAGCCGGGATGATTTTCAGACCCAGGTTGAAAAATTATGCATGGAACTGAAGGCGGCTGTCTGA
- a CDS encoding NTP pyrophosphohydrolase — protein MNIQDEIYDVVDIDDRVTGQATRREIHQKKLLHRSVHIFVFNREGHLYLQKRALSKDENPGFWDTSSAGHVDAGEDYQTAADRELMEELTISEPLQPFMKIKACPESHFEHVHAYTCTTRQPIQPNPDEIQEGRFWTLEEIKDSLGEKNHPFTSTFKILFINYLKEKG, from the coding sequence ATGAACATCCAGGATGAAATATATGACGTGGTGGATATTGACGATCGGGTCACCGGACAGGCGACGCGCCGGGAAATCCATCAAAAAAAACTGCTCCACCGCTCCGTTCACATTTTCGTTTTTAACCGGGAAGGGCATCTTTATCTGCAAAAAAGGGCTTTATCCAAAGATGAAAACCCCGGCTTCTGGGACACGTCATCCGCCGGCCACGTCGATGCCGGTGAAGATTACCAGACCGCCGCCGATCGCGAACTCATGGAAGAGCTGACGATTTCAGAGCCTTTGCAGCCTTTCATGAAAATCAAAGCCTGCCCCGAGAGCCACTTTGAACATGTCCACGCATACACCTGCACAACCCGCCAACCGATACAACCCAACCCTGATGAAATTCAAGAAGGCCGATTTTGGACCTTGGAAGAAATAAAGGATTCTCTCGGCGAAAAAAATCACCCCTTCACATCGACATTCAAAATTCTTTTTATCAACTACTTAAAAGAAAAGGGATGA
- the carB gene encoding carbamoyl-phosphate synthase (glutamine-hydrolyzing): MPKRTDIKRILLIGAGPIIIGQACEFDYSGTQACKALKEEGYEVILVNSNPATIMTDPEFADRTYVEPVTPEVVEMIIERDRPDALLPTMGGQTGLNTALAVAENGVLEKYGVELIGANVETIKKAEDRSLFKEAMSHIGLSVPPSGHATDLKTAWELVGETGFPAIIRPSFTLGGTGGSIAYSEKDFERLIKSGLHASPNKQVLIEKSLLGWKEYELEVMRDVKDNVVIVCSIENFDPMGIHTGDSITVAPAQTLTDREYQIMRNAAIDIIREIGVETGGSNIQFALDPKNGDMIVIEMNPRVSRSSALASKATGFPIAKIAAKLAVGYTLDEIKNDITKVTPVSFEPTLDYCVVKVPRFTFEKFFEAEPVLTTQMKSVGEAMSIGRTFKEALQKSLRSLEIGVSGLEENFHFDLSPESLSLEQQRDELEKILHFPYWDRIWHVFAALRRGVSLERINQLTGIDPWFLYNMKEIIDQEHELKKTASLDKVDDELLKKVKKTGFSDKYLALLLGCKEADVAERRKKARIFPVYKRVDTCGAEFEAHTPYLYSTYEDECESNPTDKKKIVILGGGPNRIGQGIEFDYCCVHASFALREDGFETIMVNCNPETVSTDYDTSDRLYFEPLTFEDVMHIMRVEKPDGVIVQFGGQTPLRLSLALMEAGVPIIGTSPEDIDRAEDRKLFKEVVEKLGLKQPPNDTATSVPEAITSAAKIGYPVVVRPSYVLGGRAMEIVHDENQLNHYMWHAVKASPEHPILIDDFLENAVEIDVDAISDGTDVVIGGLMEHIEEAGIHSGDSACSLPAYSLEASIVAEIKEQTKALAKELRVKGLVNIQFAVKDRDIYVIEVNPRASRSVPFVSKTMGVPLAKLAARVMAGKTLKELGFLKEKTISHIAVKESVFPFNKFTDVDVLLGPEMKSTGEVMGIDSTFGLAFAKSQIATGICLPKKGTVFISVKEPDWPAALKIARAFEEMGYHVLGTPKTMDYIRDNGLHGLAIRTTENGFVGMVEVIESNKVQFIINTVFGEEAIKESFALRRASLNHNLPYCTTIAGAFALVDALKSLQENDLKVSSIQEYGVK; this comes from the coding sequence ATGCCAAAACGCACCGATATAAAAAGAATATTACTCATTGGCGCCGGTCCCATCATCATCGGCCAGGCCTGCGAATTTGACTATTCAGGCACCCAGGCCTGTAAAGCGTTGAAGGAGGAAGGCTATGAAGTCATCCTCGTCAACAGCAATCCGGCCACGATCATGACCGATCCCGAGTTTGCCGACCGCACCTATGTCGAGCCGGTCACCCCAGAGGTGGTCGAGATGATCATCGAACGCGACCGTCCGGACGCGCTTCTGCCGACCATGGGAGGACAAACGGGTTTGAACACGGCATTGGCGGTTGCCGAAAACGGGGTTCTGGAAAAATACGGGGTGGAATTGATTGGCGCCAACGTAGAGACCATTAAAAAAGCCGAAGACCGGAGTCTCTTCAAGGAGGCCATGAGCCATATTGGATTGAGCGTTCCCCCGAGCGGCCACGCCACGGATTTAAAGACCGCGTGGGAGCTGGTCGGCGAAACCGGGTTTCCGGCGATCATCCGCCCTTCGTTCACTTTGGGGGGAACCGGAGGAAGCATCGCCTATTCGGAAAAAGATTTTGAACGCCTGATCAAATCGGGCTTGCACGCCAGCCCGAATAAACAGGTGCTGATCGAAAAGTCCCTGCTCGGCTGGAAGGAATATGAACTGGAAGTGATGCGCGACGTCAAAGACAACGTGGTGATCGTCTGTTCCATCGAGAACTTCGATCCGATGGGTATCCATACCGGCGACAGCATCACGGTGGCCCCCGCTCAAACGCTAACCGACCGGGAATATCAGATCATGCGCAACGCGGCGATCGACATCATCCGCGAGATCGGCGTGGAAACCGGAGGGTCAAATATTCAGTTCGCCCTCGATCCCAAAAACGGCGACATGATCGTGATCGAAATGAACCCCAGGGTTTCAAGAAGTTCAGCGTTGGCGTCCAAGGCGACGGGATTTCCCATTGCAAAAATCGCCGCCAAACTTGCAGTCGGTTACACGCTGGATGAAATCAAAAACGATATCACCAAAGTCACGCCGGTCTCCTTCGAGCCGACTCTGGATTACTGTGTGGTGAAGGTGCCGAGATTCACCTTTGAAAAGTTTTTTGAAGCCGAGCCGGTTTTAACCACGCAGATGAAATCGGTAGGCGAAGCGATGTCCATCGGACGAACGTTCAAAGAGGCTCTGCAAAAATCCCTGCGCTCCCTTGAAATCGGAGTGTCCGGTTTGGAAGAAAATTTTCATTTTGATTTGAGCCCGGAAAGTCTTTCTCTCGAACAGCAGAGGGATGAACTGGAAAAAATTCTCCACTTTCCTTATTGGGACCGCATCTGGCATGTGTTTGCCGCCTTGAGAAGAGGTGTGAGTTTAGAACGGATCAATCAATTGACCGGAATCGATCCGTGGTTTCTTTACAATATGAAAGAAATTATCGACCAGGAACATGAACTCAAGAAAACCGCGTCATTGGATAAAGTCGACGACGAGTTATTGAAAAAAGTCAAAAAAACCGGTTTCTCCGACAAATACCTGGCGTTGTTATTGGGATGCAAAGAAGCGGATGTCGCCGAACGGCGAAAAAAGGCCCGGATATTTCCCGTGTATAAACGGGTGGATACCTGCGGCGCTGAATTTGAAGCCCACACACCCTATTTGTATTCCACTTACGAAGACGAATGCGAGTCGAACCCGACCGATAAAAAGAAGATCGTTATTTTGGGCGGCGGACCAAACCGCATCGGCCAGGGGATCGAGTTTGATTATTGCTGTGTGCACGCTTCGTTCGCCTTGAGAGAAGATGGTTTCGAGACCATCATGGTCAACTGCAACCCGGAAACGGTCAGCACCGATTACGACACCTCGGACCGGCTGTATTTTGAGCCTTTAACGTTTGAGGATGTGATGCACATCATGCGGGTGGAAAAACCCGATGGAGTCATCGTGCAGTTTGGCGGCCAGACCCCTTTGCGGTTGTCATTGGCTTTGATGGAGGCAGGGGTTCCCATCATCGGCACCAGCCCGGAAGATATCGACCGCGCGGAAGATCGCAAACTGTTCAAGGAAGTGGTGGAAAAACTGGGACTTAAACAACCGCCCAACGACACGGCAACATCTGTTCCTGAGGCAATCACCAGCGCAGCCAAAATTGGATATCCGGTTGTTGTCAGGCCTTCCTATGTCCTTGGCGGGAGAGCCATGGAAATAGTCCACGATGAGAATCAACTAAACCACTATATGTGGCACGCGGTCAAGGCTTCGCCGGAGCATCCGATTTTGATCGATGATTTTCTCGAAAATGCCGTGGAAATCGATGTCGATGCCATTTCCGACGGCACCGATGTGGTGATCGGCGGATTGATGGAGCATATTGAAGAAGCCGGTATTCATTCCGGAGACAGCGCCTGTTCCCTGCCGGCGTATTCTCTGGAGGCGTCGATCGTTGCGGAAATAAAAGAGCAGACCAAGGCTTTGGCAAAAGAGTTGAGAGTCAAGGGTTTGGTCAATATTCAATTTGCCGTCAAGGACCGAGATATTTACGTGATCGAAGTCAATCCACGGGCTTCCCGGAGCGTCCCTTTCGTGAGCAAGACCATGGGAGTTCCCCTTGCGAAACTGGCCGCCCGGGTGATGGCCGGAAAGACTCTGAAGGAATTGGGTTTTTTAAAAGAAAAAACCATTTCGCATATCGCGGTCAAGGAGTCCGTATTTCCGTTTAATAAATTCACCGACGTGGACGTGCTTCTGGGACCGGAAATGAAATCCACCGGAGAGGTGATGGGGATCGACTCCACCTTTGGCCTGGCGTTCGCCAAATCTCAAATTGCCACCGGAATCTGCCTGCCTAAAAAGGGAACCGTTTTCATCAGCGTTAAAGAACCCGACTGGCCTGCGGCCCTTAAAATAGCCAGGGCGTTTGAGGAAATGGGTTACCATGTTCTGGGCACGCCGAAAACAATGGATTACATAAGAGACAATGGCCTGCACGGGCTAGCCATTCGGACCACGGAAAATGGATTCGTGGGCATGGTGGAAGTCATCGAAAGCAACAAAGTGCAGTTTATAATCAATACCGTTTTTGGCGAAGAAGCGATTAAAGAATCCTTTGCTCTCCGCCGCGCTTCGCTGAACCACAACCTGCCTTATTGCACGACCATAGCGGGCGCTTTTGCCCTGGTCGATGCCTTAAAATCCCTGCAAGAAAACGACCTTAAGGTGTCTTCGATTCAGGAATATGGAGTGAAATAA
- the pyrB gene encoding aspartate carbamoyltransferase codes for MTLSAKHILGTRDLQREDIQLILDTADSFKEISTRQIKKVPTLRGRTVINLFFEPSTRTRTSFEIAGKRLSADVINISGSTSSTVKGENLIDSARNLEAMNPDILVVRHASSGASALLTDFVKCPVINAGDGAHEHPTQSLLDLLTIRERIGSLEGLKVAIVGDIMHSRVARSNVFAMQTMGMKVTVVGPPTMMPVEMCRLGVDVSYDLEKSIRDVDVIMMLRIQMERQNKYNIASLREYSNLFCLTLEKLKKAREDVLIIHPGPVNRGIEIALEVMEGPHSLILNQVTNGVAVRMALMYLLLGGTDEDLN; via the coding sequence ATGACCCTCAGTGCCAAGCACATTTTGGGGACCCGCGATCTACAGCGGGAGGACATTCAACTCATTCTGGACACAGCCGACTCGTTCAAAGAAATATCTACCCGGCAAATCAAAAAAGTTCCCACCCTTCGCGGACGGACGGTGATCAACCTGTTCTTCGAACCCAGCACCCGGACCCGCACGTCCTTCGAAATCGCCGGCAAACGCTTGAGTGCGGACGTGATCAATATTTCCGGGTCGACGAGCAGTACGGTCAAGGGGGAAAACCTCATCGACAGCGCCCGCAACCTGGAAGCCATGAACCCGGACATTCTGGTCGTCCGTCATGCGAGTTCCGGTGCGTCGGCTCTATTGACGGATTTTGTGAAATGTCCGGTGATCAATGCCGGGGATGGAGCGCACGAGCACCCCACCCAGTCCCTGTTGGATCTTTTGACCATCCGCGAGCGCATAGGGTCGCTTGAGGGCTTGAAGGTTGCCATTGTGGGGGATATCATGCACAGCCGGGTGGCGCGTTCCAATGTATTCGCCATGCAAACCATGGGAATGAAAGTGACCGTGGTCGGCCCGCCCACCATGATGCCCGTGGAAATGTGCCGTTTGGGGGTGGACGTTTCCTATGACCTGGAAAAATCCATCCGCGATGTGGATGTGATCATGATGTTGAGGATTCAAATGGAACGGCAGAACAAATACAATATCGCCAGTCTCAGGGAATACTCCAACCTGTTTTGTCTGACCCTCGAAAAACTCAAAAAGGCCCGTGAGGATGTGTTGATCATTCATCCAGGCCCCGTCAACCGGGGAATTGAAATCGCCCTGGAAGTCATGGAAGGTCCGCATTCCCTGATTTTGAACCAGGTCACCAATGGCGTGGCGGTGAGAATGGCGCTCATGTATCTACTTTTGGGAGGCACCGATGAAGACCTTAATTAA
- the ilvE_3 gene encoding branched chain amino acid aminotransferase produces the protein MTTKINLNGTIKEDACISVFDHGFLFGDSVYEVVSTHRNKPAFLQDHLNRLMNSAKGLSLTIPYDPEWFFQEVEKTLQAAGNEESYIRIIVTRGVGEIDIDPSSCQNPNVIIFVTATKVFPPESYKEGIHIALVSIKRNPKEALNPGIKTGNYLNNVLAKIEANRLGAKDALMLSPSGFLTECTTSNIFFVQGERILTPSIDCGILAGITREKVIQLAQQNGLTVEEGRWPAEALEKANELFLTGTLKKVMPVTKLDGRTIGNGSPGPVTQKMIRLYDELLKTVE, from the coding sequence ATGACCACAAAAATAAATTTAAACGGCACAATCAAAGAGGATGCCTGTATTTCCGTTTTTGATCATGGCTTTTTATTTGGTGACAGCGTCTACGAAGTGGTTTCCACGCACCGTAATAAACCCGCTTTTCTGCAGGATCATCTCAACCGATTGATGAACTCTGCAAAAGGCCTCTCGCTAACCATTCCCTATGACCCCGAGTGGTTCTTTCAGGAAGTTGAAAAAACCCTGCAGGCGGCAGGCAACGAAGAATCCTACATTCGTATCATCGTCACCCGCGGGGTGGGAGAAATCGACATCGATCCTTCGTCCTGCCAAAACCCTAACGTTATTATCTTTGTCACGGCAACCAAGGTCTTCCCTCCGGAAAGCTATAAAGAGGGAATTCATATCGCCCTGGTTTCCATCAAAAGAAACCCGAAAGAAGCTTTGAATCCGGGCATAAAAACCGGAAATTACCTGAACAACGTTCTTGCAAAAATTGAGGCCAACCGGCTTGGCGCCAAAGACGCTTTGATGCTGAGCCCTTCCGGCTTTTTGACCGAATGCACCACCAGCAATATATTTTTTGTTCAAGGTGAACGCATCCTGACGCCTTCAATCGACTGCGGGATTCTTGCCGGCATCACCCGTGAAAAGGTGATCCAACTGGCTCAGCAAAATGGTCTCACCGTGGAAGAAGGCCGGTGGCCCGCCGAAGCGCTTGAAAAAGCCAACGAGCTGTTTCTCACGGGAACCTTAAAGAAGGTCATGCCCGTCACGAAACTGGACGGGAGGACGATAGGGAATGGAAGCCCCGGACCGGTGACGCAAAAAATGATCCGCCTTTACGACGAACTTCTTAAAACCGTGGAATAA
- a CDS encoding cob(I)yrinic acid a,c-diamide adenosyltransferase: protein MVRINKVYTKKGDKGETSLAYGGKIGKDHPRVRAYGTVDELNSLVGIVRCFNLEKPESIRRDKLETILQAIQQRLFDIGSVLATDAKSAPKSKPSVTEANVAWLEEVIDAMNEELTPLNSFVLPGGSPVNAFLHQCRTVCRRAERDIVSLSRDEEIDSNLMAYINRLSDALFVFSRWTASTMNEKEFLWEPGQDDPDDWRWSR, encoded by the coding sequence ATGGTTCGAATCAACAAGGTCTACACGAAAAAAGGCGATAAAGGGGAAACTTCTCTGGCTTACGGAGGGAAGATCGGCAAGGACCACCCAAGGGTCCGGGCCTATGGAACGGTCGATGAACTCAACAGCCTGGTGGGCATCGTCCGGTGCTTCAATTTGGAAAAACCCGAATCCATCCGCCGCGACAAGCTGGAGACCATTTTACAAGCCATTCAGCAAAGGTTGTTCGATATCGGCAGCGTTCTGGCGACCGATGCGAAGTCGGCTCCGAAAAGCAAACCGTCGGTGACTGAAGCAAACGTCGCCTGGCTGGAAGAGGTGATCGATGCCATGAACGAGGAGCTGACGCCGTTGAACAGTTTCGTCCTGCCAGGGGGCAGTCCCGTCAACGCCTTTTTGCATCAATGCCGGACGGTTTGCCGGCGGGCTGAACGGGACATCGTGAGTTTGAGCCGCGACGAGGAAATCGATTCCAACCTGATGGCTTACATCAACCGGTTGTCCGATGCCTTGTTCGTGTTCAGCCGCTGGACGGCATCTACCATGAACGAAAAGGAATTCCTATGGGAACCGGGGCAAGACGACCCGGATGATTGGCGGTGGTCTAGATAA
- the carA gene encoding carbamoyl-phosphate synthase small chain, producing the protein MMKAILALADGKFFAGEAFGASGEVEGEVVFNTSMSGYQEVITDPSYCGQMVVMTYPLIGNYGVNPEDFEASRPFLKGFIIKELSGIPSNWRSSGTLDQFLKDYGVVGIQGIDTRALTRHIRDAGAQQAVLSTVESDPKALIEKAKRSVSIVGRDLVKEVSCKEPYFWENETGAFGDDSPGGHVEEKSYSVIAYDFGVKRNILRKLTQNGCRVRVVPASTPAEDVLAEKPDGVFLSNGPGDPAGVPYAIENVKHLLGKVPIFGICLGHQILTHALGGKTYKLRFGHHGGNQPVMDLKTRKVEITAQNHGFAADDKSSMNDVEVTSINLNDNTIEGMRHKKFPVFSVQYHPEAAPGPHDSDYLFQEFLELMKGK; encoded by the coding sequence ATGATGAAAGCGATTCTGGCGTTAGCGGATGGAAAATTTTTTGCGGGCGAAGCCTTCGGAGCCAGCGGCGAAGTCGAAGGCGAAGTGGTTTTCAACACCAGCATGTCCGGCTATCAGGAAGTTATCACCGACCCTTCCTATTGCGGGCAGATGGTGGTCATGACCTACCCCCTCATTGGAAATTATGGCGTCAACCCGGAAGACTTCGAAGCATCCCGCCCCTTTTTAAAAGGTTTCATCATTAAGGAATTGAGCGGCATCCCCAGCAACTGGCGATCCAGCGGAACCTTGGATCAGTTTCTCAAGGATTACGGAGTCGTCGGAATCCAGGGCATCGATACCCGGGCGTTGACGCGCCACATTCGCGACGCCGGAGCCCAGCAGGCGGTGCTTTCCACGGTGGAGTCCGACCCGAAAGCGCTCATCGAAAAAGCAAAACGATCGGTCAGCATCGTTGGCCGCGACCTTGTGAAAGAGGTGAGCTGTAAAGAACCATATTTCTGGGAAAATGAAACCGGGGCTTTTGGAGACGACTCGCCTGGCGGGCATGTCGAAGAAAAATCGTATTCTGTCATTGCCTATGATTTCGGGGTCAAGCGAAATATCCTGAGAAAGTTGACCCAGAATGGTTGCCGGGTGCGCGTGGTCCCCGCGTCCACTCCCGCTGAAGATGTGCTGGCGGAAAAACCGGACGGTGTGTTTTTATCCAATGGGCCCGGAGACCCTGCCGGGGTTCCTTATGCCATTGAGAATGTCAAACACCTTCTCGGTAAAGTTCCGATATTTGGAATTTGCCTGGGGCACCAGATTTTGACCCACGCATTGGGGGGCAAAACCTACAAGCTGAGATTCGGGCATCATGGCGGAAACCAGCCGGTGATGGATTTAAAAACCCGCAAGGTGGAAATCACCGCGCAAAACCATGGTTTTGCCGCCGATGACAAATCGTCGATGAACGATGTCGAGGTGACTTCCATCAATCTGAACGACAACACCATCGAAGGAATGCGGCACAAAAAATTTCCAGTATTTTCGGTGCAATACCATCCGGAGGCCGCACCGGGACCCCACGATTCCGATTATCTGTTTCAGGAATTTCTCGAACTCATGAAAGGAAAATAA
- the nth_1 gene encoding endonuclease III, whose protein sequence is MNAATINRIYKKLSQSLPNARSELDFKNNFELLISVILSAQATDKSVNAVTGKLFSLYPTPEKILQCGEARLKTLIKTIGLAPTKARNIIRACQILLDEYGGTVPGNRESLEKLPGVGRKTANVVLNEGFGQPTIAVDTHVFRVSQRTGLAPGKTVLETEDRLLKITPEKWKKQAHHYLILHGRYVCKAKNFNCGQCVIVKECQYPDKIF, encoded by the coding sequence TTGAATGCCGCGACCATCAACCGCATATATAAGAAGTTAAGCCAAAGCCTGCCCAATGCCAGGTCGGAGCTGGATTTTAAAAATAATTTCGAACTTTTAATTTCCGTAATTCTAAGCGCTCAGGCCACCGATAAATCCGTAAACGCCGTCACCGGAAAACTCTTTTCCCTCTACCCCACCCCGGAAAAAATTTTACAGTGCGGCGAGGCGCGTCTGAAAACTCTGATCAAAACCATAGGTCTGGCGCCCACAAAGGCGAGGAATATTATCCGCGCCTGTCAAATTCTGTTGGATGAATACGGAGGAACGGTTCCTGGAAACCGAGAGTCGCTTGAAAAATTGCCCGGTGTGGGGAGGAAAACGGCCAACGTTGTTTTGAATGAAGGATTCGGCCAACCGACGATCGCTGTAGACACGCATGTGTTCCGGGTTTCACAGCGTACGGGACTGGCGCCGGGAAAAACCGTGCTTGAAACGGAGGATAGACTTCTAAAAATAACACCGGAAAAATGGAAAAAACAAGCGCACCACTACCTGATCCTGCATGGCCGTTATGTGTGTAAAGCAAAAAACTTCAACTGCGGTCAATGCGTGATCGTTAAAGAGTGCCAGTACCCTGATAAAATATTTTAA
- the pyrR gene encoding bifunctional protein PyrR yields the protein MTSTVLNSSDVSRAMTRIAHEILEKNKGADNLALVGIRTRGATLSKRLQEKIADIEKVTVDLGVLDITLYRDDIGPGKKNPLLKKTEIPFSIEGRDVVLVDDVLFTGRTIRAAFDALMDFGRPASIQLAVLIDRGHRELPIRPDYVGKNIPTSKNMRVQVQLQEDDRGEDQVVIVDQD from the coding sequence ATGACTTCCACCGTTCTCAATTCCAGCGACGTTTCCCGCGCCATGACGCGCATCGCCCACGAAATTCTTGAAAAAAACAAGGGCGCCGACAACCTGGCATTAGTGGGCATTCGTACCCGGGGGGCGACGCTTTCCAAACGCTTGCAGGAAAAAATTGCCGACATCGAAAAAGTGACCGTGGACCTCGGCGTTCTGGACATCACCCTTTACCGTGATGATATCGGTCCGGGAAAAAAAAACCCTCTCCTTAAGAAGACCGAGATCCCTTTTTCCATCGAGGGCCGGGATGTGGTTCTGGTGGACGATGTGTTATTCACGGGAAGAACCATTCGTGCGGCGTTCGACGCCCTGATGGATTTTGGCCGCCCCGCTTCCATTCAACTGGCGGTGTTGATCGACCGGGGTCACCGGGAACTGCCGATCCGCCCGGATTATGTCGGCAAGAACATTCCCACATCCAAGAACATGAGAGTCCAGGTCCAGTTGCAGGAAGACGACCGGGGAGAGGATCAGGTCGTCATTGTTGACCAAGATTAA